A region from the Manihot esculenta cultivar AM560-2 chromosome 13, M.esculenta_v8, whole genome shotgun sequence genome encodes:
- the LOC110629818 gene encoding putative pentatricopeptide repeat-containing protein At1g16830 — MLWRYKGRVLPSLKKICILKSSSACNIFSSPMICLSMNDKTHQFFSRENLKVFLTPQIVHSTLLNCRSDLIALSFFIWCAKQHNYFHDKQAFDYMVSVVARLTNRYKTVKGIVKELESVGLITKAQTFLLLLRIYWRGGMFSMVFETFEEMGSVGFKPNTFAHNVVMDVLLKIGHVDAGIKVLKEMEFPNFLSFSILLSNLCKLNDLVNIKDVLQIMLTQGYYPNVETFEMVLNCFCKVGRLLEAYQVLGAMVIRGISLSVNAWSMLIDGFCRLHQPDIASFLLEKMVQSGCSPNIVTYTALFKGFIEARMITGAFGILNTMESVGYVPDLLLCNVLIDSLSKIGRYDDALDLFLGMSKWNLVPDCYTFSSLLSTICSSRRFNLLPKLVRGLVVEADLVVCNSLLNYSCKAGFPNFAVELYNDMIDKGFQPDNYSFVGLIRGLCGIRRVNEAVNVYLGMVMNYSGLDAHVHTSIIDGLMKNDKCHIAIKLLRTAISEKYPLDVVSYTVAIRGLFKSGRTAEAFALYNHMKEVGLSPNKRTYNIMLYGFCVERDVKMVNMLLREIIKSGVQLDCSTFLRLTNFLFKSHLSSSSFNQLIKLWNLLVMRNEVMHLLLFDGLTNNVKSGDANNSLLKGYLEDNLFVDSSSSDELPDLAASVC, encoded by the coding sequence ATGTTATGGAGATACAAGGGGAGAGTTTTACCCTCGCTGAAGAAGATCTGCATCCTTAAATCAAGCTCAGCCTGCAATATTTTTTCATCACCAATGATATGCCTCAGTATGAATGACAAAACCCACCAATTTTTTTCCCGAGAAAATCTTAAAGTTTTTCTCACACCTCAGATTGTGCACTCCACCTTATTGAATTGCCGTTCTGATTTGATTGCTTTGAGTTTTTTTATTTGGTGTGCGAAGCAACATAATTACTTTCATGATAAACAAGCATTTGATTACATGGTTAGTGTGGTTGCTCGATTGACTAATCGTTACAAGACTGTTAAAGGAATTGTTAAAGAATTGGAAAGTGTTGGTTTAATTACAAAGGCACAAACTTTCTTGCTTTTGTTGAGGATTTATTGGCGTGGAGGAATGTTTTCTATGGTTTTTGAAACTTTTGAGGAAATGGGAAGTGTTGGTTTTAAACCAAATACATTTGCACATAATGTGGTGATGGATGTTTTGCTTAAGATTGGGCATGTGGATGCAGGAATTAAGGTTTTGAAAGAGATGGAGTTTCCAAATTTCTTAAGTTTCAGTATTTTGTTGAGTAATTTGTGCAAGTTGAATGATTTGGTTAATATTAAGGATGTACTACAGATTATGTTGACGCAAGGGTATTATCCTAATGTCGAGACTTTTGAGATGGTTTTGAATTGTTTTTGCAAAGTGGGTAGGTTACTGGAGGCATATCAAGTGTTGGGTGCAATGGTTATTCGGGGGATTTCTTTGTCTGTGAATGCTTGGAGTATGCTGATTGATGGGTTCTGTAGACTGCATCAACCTGATATTGCATCTTTTTTGTTGGAGAAGATGGTTCAAAGTGGTTGTTCTCCTAATATTGTAACCTATACAGCTTTATTCAAAGGATTCATAGAAGCCAGAATGATTACTGGTGCATTTGGTATTCTGAATACCATGGAATCTGTAGGTTACGTTCCTGACTTGCTTCTTTGTAATGTGTTGATAGATAGTTTATCTAAGATTGGAAGATATGATGATGCACTAGATCTATTTCTGGGTATGTCAAAATGGAATTTGGTACCTGATTGTTATACTTTCAGTTCTTTATTATCAACCATATGCTCATCTAGGAGGTTTAATCTTTTACCCAAGTTGGTTAGAGGACTTGTTGTAGAAGCAGATCTGGTGGTGTGCAACTCACTTTTAAATTACTCATGTAAAGCTGGTTTTCCAAATTTTGCTGTGGAGCTATATAATGATATGATTGATAAGGGTTTTCAGCCTGATAACTACAGCTTCGTTGGATTAATTAGAGGGCTATGTGGAATAAGGAGAGTGAATGAGGCAGTAAATGTATACCTAGGGATGGTCATGAATTATAGTGGCCTTGATGCTCATGTCCATACCTCAATAATAGATGGGCTTATGAAAAATGATAAATGTCATATAGCTATCAAATTATTGAGAACAGCTATTTCAGAGAAGTACCCACTAGATGTTGTATCATATACAGTTGCCATTCGTGGGCTTTTCAAAAGTGGAAGGACTGCAGAAGCTTTTGCTTTGTATAACCACATGAAGGAGGTTGGTCTGTCTCCTAATAAACGTACATATAACATAATGCTCTATGGCTTTTGTGTGGAGAGAGACGTTAAAATGGTCAACATGTTGCTACGGGAAATAATAAAGTCAGGGGTTCAGCTGGATTGCAGTACATTTCTTAGGTTGACCAATTTTCTATTCAAGTCTCATCTGTCTTCTTCATCCTTTaaccaattaattaaattgtggAATTTGTTGGTGATGCGTAATGAGGTGATGCATCTGTTATTGTTTGATGGACTTACCAATAATGTAAAATCAGGTGATGCAAATAATTCATTATTGAAAGGTTATTTGGAGGATAATCTATTTGTAGACTCATCTAGTTCTGATGAACTTCCTGATTTGGCTGCTTCTGTGTGTTGA
- the LOC110629819 gene encoding uncharacterized protein LOC110629819 isoform X1: protein MPINQTSSIVTSDSMLSRHCCHCYNYVALLPNLELRVMIFLQCWLTSERETHLFHDLNEQVDVNHGGNNVVNPRLDIFMPLRFALWELVDMKRFKLDACMLMWGVARFS from the exons ATGCCAATTAATCAAACTAGTTCCATTGTCACAAGCG ATTCAATGTTATCAAG ACACTGCTGCCACTGTTATAACTATGTTGCATTGCTTCCCAACTTGGAACTGAGAGTGATGATATTCTTGCAATGTTGGCTAACTTCTGAGAGGGAAACCCACTTATTCCATGACCTGAATGAG CAGGTTGATGTCAATCATGGTGGTAACAATGTGGTTAATCCTCGTTTAGATATCTTTATGCCCCTTCGATTTGCTCTATGGGAGTTGGTGGATATGAAAAGGTTCAAACTGGACGCTTGTATGCTGATGTGGGGTGTTGCAAGGTTCAGCTGA
- the LOC110629819 gene encoding uncharacterized protein LOC110629819 isoform X2, with product MPINQTSSIVTSDSMLSRHCCHCYNYVALLPNLELRVMIFLQCWLTSERETHLFHDLNEVDVNHGGNNVVNPRLDIFMPLRFALWELVDMKRFKLDACMLMWGVARFS from the exons ATGCCAATTAATCAAACTAGTTCCATTGTCACAAGCG ATTCAATGTTATCAAG ACACTGCTGCCACTGTTATAACTATGTTGCATTGCTTCCCAACTTGGAACTGAGAGTGATGATATTCTTGCAATGTTGGCTAACTTCTGAGAGGGAAACCCACTTATTCCATGACCTGAATGAG GTTGATGTCAATCATGGTGGTAACAATGTGGTTAATCCTCGTTTAGATATCTTTATGCCCCTTCGATTTGCTCTATGGGAGTTGGTGGATATGAAAAGGTTCAAACTGGACGCTTGTATGCTGATGTGGGGTGTTGCAAGGTTCAGCTGA
- the LOC110629791 gene encoding BTB/POZ domain-containing protein At2g13690 has product MADSARRKRGSHTRKLSWCCSLSGHPPSPENSVIIAKTLNKKRDSFSKPSSNSLPNSPLNSKSGLNFVGRIDPRRILSPGRVSPIDSDPTAVYSIQEIVPDPSPVVDSALKSRSESFRGKNEDSLSHSDSSSEPCGGVFDVRLNLKGKKGGALVLETCSEVLIANSEVFSRLISEYRQGLGSTGDRKINNDSSKMCRIEVPDVENLGVFRDTIELMFEDNITKRLLKVGVYRAIDILEVSAGIMFKRGVSSCLKYIEAVPWTEEEEEKLRGLFSVCKFEETVTQDILARLYLHNSVDCQQNLARQLVWSITTCTDANARNELKSLVKGLFSKSSIYEKDQPELNKEDLYVVCQSCLSSLGNLLDEASTTSPNRKVTKRETGKTLIERISRQVDNINWLLEILLDQQMGEEFVDMWADQGELLKMHESTSPMVRYELSRVSATLFIAMGTRKLHCRSEARAGLFQAWFNPMLSDFGWLQRCKKGLDMKVLEEAMGQTLLTLPLRQQYMLFMEWFRCFSKHGTECPNLSRAFQIWWRRSFLRGSETCAIESR; this is encoded by the exons ATGGCTGATTCCGCCCGCCGGAAGCGCGGTTCCCACACTCGGAAACTCTCCTGGTGTTGCTCATTATCTGGTCATCCACCCAGCCCCGAGAATTCTGTAATCATTGCTAAAACACTTAATAAAAAGCGCGATTCCTTTTCTAAACCGTCTTCAAACTCTCTCCCCAACTCACCGCTAAACTCCAAGTCCGGGTTAAACTTCGTGGGTAGGATCGATCCCCGCAGGATCCTCTCCCCGGGCCGCGTCTCTCCCATTGACTCCGACCCCACCGCCGTCTATTCCATCCAAGAAATCGTCCCTGACCCTTCACCAGTTGTCGACTCAGCTCTCAAATCACGATCCGAGTCTTTCCGGGGCAAGAATGAGGACTCTTTGTCGCACTCAGACTCGAGTTCGGAGCCATGTGGGGGTGTGTTTGACGTGAGGCTGAACTTGAAGGGGAAGAAGGGAGGTGCTTTGGTACTGGAAACTTGCTCAGAGGTTCTGATTGCGAATTCGGAGGTTTTCTCCAGGTTAATTTCGGAATATCGCCAAGGTTTGGGGTCGACGGGTGATAGAAAAATCAATAACGATTCGTCAAAAATGTGTAGAATAGAGGTGCCTGATGTAGAGAATTTGGGGGTTTTTAGGGACACAATTGAGCTGATGTTCGAGGACAATATTACTAAAAGGCTCTTGAAGGTTGGGGTTTATAGAGCCATTGATATACTTGAG GTTTCTGCTGGCATCATGTTTAAAAGAGGTGTTTCGTCCTGTTTGAAGTACATTGAAGCTGTTCCCTGgacagaagaagaagaggaaaaactcAGGGGTCTGTTTTCAGTGTGTAAATTTGAGGAGACAGTAACACAAGACATTTTGGCGAGACTCTACTTGCATAACTCGGTAGATTGCCAACAAAATTTAGCTAGACAACTAGTTTGGTCCATCACCACCTGTACAGATGCCAATGCCAGAAATGAACTAAAGTCATTAGTTAAGGGTCTTTTTAGCAAAAGTTCAATCTATGAGAAGGACCAACCTGAACTTAACAAGGAGGATCTCTATGTTGTTTGTCAGTCTTGTCTAAGTTCACTAGGCAACCTTTTGGATGAGGCCTCCACCACTTCACCCAATCGGAAGGTGACTAAAAGAGAAACAGGTAAAACATTGATTGAGCGCATCTCTAGACAGGTTGATAACATTAACTGGTTGCTAGAAATCCTACTTGATCAGCAGATGGGTGAAGAATTTGTGGATATGTGGGCAGACCAAGGGGAACTGCTTAAAATGCATGAGAGCACATCTCCAATGGTTAGATATGAGCTTAGTCGGGTTTCTGCAACTCTATTCATTGCAATGGGGACCAGAAAACTGCACTGCCGCTCAGAAGCAAGAGCAGGGCTTTTCCAGGCATGGTTTAACCCAATGCTATCAGATTTTGGTTGGCTGCAGAGATGCAAAAAGGGATTGGACATGAAGGTATTGGAAGAAGCCATGGGTCAGACGCTTCTAACTCTTCCTCTAAGGCAGCAGTATATGTTGTTTATGGAATGGTTCAGGTGTTTCTCTAAGCATGGCACTGAATGCCCCAATCTCAGTAGAGCATTCCAGATTTGGTGGCGCCGATCATTCCTAAGAGGCTCTGAAACTTGTGCCATTGAATCCAGGTAG
- the LOC110629995 gene encoding NAC domain-containing protein 82, with the protein MGKILLPPGFRFHPTDVELVKYYLKRKVMGKNLHFEAIAEVDIYKFAPWDLPNKSCLQTGDLKWYFFCPREKKYASGTRMNRATGLGYWKTTGKDRSVHYNNEVVGMIKTLVFHRGKAPKGERTDWVMYEYRLDEKELDLRGVAQDAYVLCSVFKKDGPGPRNGAQYGAPFKEEDWDVDDAEEVNNAEVVSSVGMSAPMPICQNNSIVRSPYVPDGTCFGSPYEVPSDSNTTAVVADSYVELAEPPQLGNENDDILAMLANFSEESPFIPNETKLNEVDNIKDGGNNVANPCSDGIDIYNDLADLSNLVGFGEPEYNVSGDPWCSTMDQMQGSDKVHFLELRDLDAPLNCSTEDFGYEQVNIGGFYAPNPCNSAELVHGTAKLHQIHEDEKSQF; encoded by the exons ATGGGTAAAATTTTGCTGCCCCCTGGCTTTCGGTTTCATCCAACTGACGTTGAACTTGTTAAATACTATCTCAAGAGAAAAGTGATGGGGAAAAACCTTCATTTTGAAGCCATTGCTGAGGTTGACATTTATAAATTTGCTCCTTGGGATCTTCCAAATAAATCTTGTTTGCAGACTGGGGATCTGAAATGGTATTTCTTTTGCCCTAGGGAGAAGAAATATGCAAGCGGGACTAGAATGAATCGGGCAACTGGTTTGGGGTATTGGAAAACCACAGGAAAGGATAGATCTGTTCATTACAATAATGAAGTTGTTGGAATGATAAAAACCTTGGTTTTTCACAGAGGTAAAGCACCTAAAGGGGAGCGAACTGATTGGGTCATGTATGAATACAGACTAGATGAAAAGGAGTTGGATCTCAGAGGAGTTGCCCAGGATGCTTATGTGCTTTGTTCAGTATTCAAGAAGGATGGACCTGGCCCAAGAAATGGTGCCCAATACGGTGCACCATTTAAGGAAGAAGACTGGGACGTTGATGATGCTGAGGAGGTGAATAATGCAGAGGTTGTTTCCTCTGTTGGCATGTCTGCACCGATGCCAATTTGTCAAAATAATTCCATTGTTAGATCACCATATGTGCCAGATGGTACATGCTTTGGATCTCCATATGAGGTGCCATCTGATTCAAACACTACTGCGGTGGTAGCTGATAGTTATGTGGAATTAGCAGAGCCTCCCCAACTTGGAAATGAGAATGATGATATTCTTGCAATGTTGGCTAATTTCTCAGAGGAAAGCCCATTTATTCCAAATGAAACTAAACTGAATGAG GTTGATAATATCAAAGATGGTGGAAACAATGTGGCTAATCCTTGTTCAGATGGAATTGATATTTATAACGACTTGGCCGACCTAAGCAACCTGGTTGGATTTGGTGAACCTGAATATAATGTCTCTGGCGATCCATGGTGTTCAACCATGGACCAAATGCAAGGAAGTGATAAGGTGCATTTTTTGGAGTTGAGAGATCTTGATGCCCCTTTGAATTGCTCTACTGAAGATTTTGGATATGAGCAAGTGAACATTGGAGGCTTTTATGCTCCTAATCCTTGCAACTCTGCGGAGCTTGTCCATGGAACAGCGAAACTGCACCAGATACATGAAGATGAGAAATCACAGTTCTGA